GGGATGTTGTTTCATtttagatttaaaagaaaatttttagtgGTCTTTTGAGTACCATATTAGCATTATGAATTGTGGTTTCAAATCACTCTTATTTCGATAATTTAAGACAGTAGACCTGATGTATACACATTACCAAATAAAGTAGTAGAATTAAAAATTTTACAATAATCTCAtgatatttatattaatatttgaaGTCATGCAAGATCCTGACTCATATCAAAATACTCCTCTGACTTGTGTGAATTCAAGATCATGATATGTGGGTTCCAAATCTTGTGCAGAGGAATCATTCTTTACAAGTATTTCTCTTTTGCTCAATTAAGAAGTCATATCATATCCTTTCCAAATCCCAATATGCTGTGGAATTTTTGTGCGCTAAGTGTTGCATTTTTGTGAGCAAGTCTCAATTCTGAAGCATTTTGTGTTTTTTTCCAACTGAAAGGGTATATTTGCCGTAATGGGCATTCCATTagtaaataataatgataaatcaccATGCTGCAATATTTATGCTCCACGGTAGGCTACGCAGACGATGTAATTGTATATTTTTTCCCTTGTATAAAACATCAGTTAAGAGCCACCAATTTTTCACaactttatttttttgttgatgtcCTGCCTGTTGATATGTATCTAAATGTACCGCACAACTGATTTCCTAATATTTCTGTGCATTTATGTCTCTTTAATCCATATAGAGATTCTTTCCTTCGGAATTCGGGAACGATGTCGATCGGGTGCATGCTGTTGAGCCAGCAAAATCTGCATTTGCAATCAAGGTCCAGATCCGCAGGACCATCGAAGCAGAAGGGATTCCTCACACCATCGTGTCTTCCAACTACTTTGCTGGCTATTTCCTCCCCACATTGGCACAGCCTGCAGTCAGCGCTCCACCCAGGGACAAAGTCATCATCTTAGGAGATGGCAACCCCAAGGGTATGCAAATTAACATACAAACTTCATGATTGAGAATTACTTAATTCTGGTGAAATTATGAGCTTTTGTTGTTCATATGCATTCTGGATGCCCACTAGCTTGTAGAACCCAATCTGTGAGACTAGTTGAATCCAACACATTTTATAACATGTTTAGAAATAAGacagatttgaatttgtgtgaattaaCTTGGTACAATTATGTGTTATTGTTtatccaaattgaaaatctatacAGGGTATAATATTTCCACAGAAAGGAAATGACcgactaaaaattttaaaaaattaaaagaagggTTTGGTTCAcctaacattttattttttcataccaCAAAACAGGAGAAAATGTGGATCCCGTACTGCAATTTCAAAAATAGAATCTTTTTTGTCCTCAAGTCTCCCCAATGCATATATTGGCCACCTAACCTAACACTAATGTGGTGGATGGTAGAATGTTCCTTTCATGCACAAACATCTGACTTTGCGCGTCCATTTTGTATGCAGCAATTTTTAACAAAGAGGACGACATTGGAACCTACACAATCAGGGCTGTGGATGACCCTAGGACATTGAACAAGATCCTTTACATCAAGCCCCCCAACAACATTTACTCATTCAATGAACTTGTTGCCTTGTGGGAGAAGAAAATTGGCAAAACCCTCGAGAAGATCTATGTTCCAGAGGAGCAGGTCCTTAAGGATATCCAAGGTCAGTTGAGCCAAAAGCATAATCGACTTTGCATGCCATTAATCATCAAGACTAGTTTTAGCAGAGCAGTTAAGTTATCCAAGATGTTTTTTCATCTATGTTGGTTTGGTTAATTTTGCCAAAATGTTTTCCCTTCTTTTGCAGAGGCCCCAATTCCAATCAATGTTGTGCTAGCAATCAACCACTCAGTGTTTGTGAAGGGAGACCAAACCAACTTTGAGATCAAGCCGTCGTTCGGAGTGGAGGCTTCTGAGCTTTATCCGGATGTTAAATACACGACTGTGGATGAATACCTCAATCAGTTTGTTTGAGAGTTTCAGACATCTTCTTGTAGAAATGAATAAATCAAGAGGCTGGTATTTGAGGTTGTGATCGGTTTAGTGTTTGGGCAATTGGGTTCCTTAATTGGTGATACGACATCAAGAGACTCAATTTTTCtctcttccttctttcttctctatTTGCTGCATGTATTATTTTCCTGATGGATGGTGAAATTAAATGCATTTTACGCTTTGACAGAAATCTAGCTGCGTGCAGCAGTCTTCTGTGTGTCCTAACCCTTTGCTCCACAGGGAACACAAGCAGTTTAAGTTTTCAAATGCTGGCTTTCAAAATTAACTTGCTTTTTTAGTCTTAGGAGAAGGTTATAGCTATGTACAATAAATCGCAGGATTTTGTGCGAAAATTTCAAGTGATGAATGGGGTTTTCCTTCGTAATAAGCAAGAGTagtgtaaaaaaaaaacacatgcaTTCTTGGAGTTTACCAGTAGGGTGCTGCTTTTCCACAATTCCACCATTGTTACCCAACCACCCATCATTTTTTTACAAGGGGGGTTTGTAAGAAGACATTGACTTCTTCtaaaatcttaaaattttcaaaCACCTTCTTTGATGTTTAGAATTCTTGAGTTTctttaaaaaatcacaaaatttcctttatatttcctaaaaaaataatttttttaaaaaacataacTACCTTAAAAATCAAATGCCAAGAGAGGTCTGATATTTATGAAATCTTATAAAAAGTTtaagaaatttttgaaatcttctaTCCTTTTTACCAAACTTCAGAAAaggttaatatttttatttttattttttatttccctCCAGTGGGGACTCCAACCCCGCAGCATGTTCAACTTGTTTGTTCCTTATTAGCAACTCTCCATTGACATTGATCAAGATTTTCTAGATTCCCTCTAGGGAAACTCTACCTGGGGTTAAAAAACTATCTATTCTTCAACACCCTCTGCCCTCTAATACCTATGCAAGTATTAAATAATTTGGTGTGCTTAAAATTGTTAAATCACAGATTTCAGACTAAATCAAATAGGTAGAGTCACTCTATTGCTTTGGATAAAGGATTTTGTggcttgaaaaaaaatttattatatttttctctctATGCTCTCATATAAAGCTAACTACCACTAGATCAATCAACTCTTCTTTGCCTAACACCAACACTTGTTAGGATGTTCTCGATTTGCTTTCAAATATCTCCTCGAAGTTCAAGTTAGTTGAGAGTTGATTTGGTAGCATCTAATTTGCAATTACTCCAATCAGCTTAaccaatgaaaaaaaatattgaatagcaCGAGCCCCGACATAGGCCCACACAATAGCCCTTGCTTGGATTTTATAGTGTGGACTCCACATACCAAACCCAGTCAAGTGCTATCACATGAACCAATGTCATCACCAGCCCTATTGCATAGTACGACTGTAGCCAATAACTAGTAAACTCTTCTTCCCTTCTTCCTTGACTATTGGTGCAATGCAAACTAGAtattaatttcttataaattgAAACAAGttcaattaaaaagaaaaaattgctGTTTAACTCCACAGCTTATTTTTTGAGTAATTTTTTACTATTTCCAAACTACAATCCAATTAAAAGACTGATTTGTCAAATTTTAGAGCAGTAATTAAACCAACAATTTTTAAAACTGAACTAATCCAACCCAACGATGCTTACCCTCAGACACAGGATTTTTAGCCCCAGCTTCAACTCTGATCCCATCATAGAAATGACAAAGCATTTGAAATTGTTGAGCAGAATGTGGTTAGCCGTTGCCCTGTTTCAATGATGGTGCAACTTTGTCTCTTGCATTATGtcgcccaaccaaaccttctatatatatatatatatatatatatatataaactatggAGCCCAATCCTCCCAAGACCTTgcttctaaggaataccttataAAAATCCCTCGTTTGGATTCCATCTTCCCTCAATTATGCCGATTAGAAAATGACAAAATAAACTAGGAAGATGAGGAGATAATGGTCGATTGCATTGACGTTTAGCAAGTAATCCCGTTGTGAGTACAAGCAATAGACATGAAATTCACCCCCAGCTAGGAAGAGAGGAGGATGACAAAAGAGAAGggggaatagtaaaaaaaaaaaaattgtgtctgGAGTTGTGTGGGGGGGTTAGTTTTAAGACTTTTTCTCTTAGTGGTAGTGGTCGGTCCTGTCCTTTCACCTATATAGAGAACTTAACGCTCCCGAACTCATAGCTTCGATAGCGGCTACCAGCTTTTCAGGACGGAGCTAGGACTTCGTTAGC
The sequence above is a segment of the Malania oleifera isolate guangnan ecotype guangnan chromosome 8, ASM2987363v1, whole genome shotgun sequence genome. Coding sequences within it:
- the LOC131163042 gene encoding phenylcoumaran benzylic ether reductase Betv6 is translated as MSRNVYFDALSSPHVAKLSMAEKSKILIIGGTGYIGKFIIQASAKSGHPTFALVREATVSDPVKGKLVESFKNSGVTLLYGDLYDHESLVKAIKQVDVVISTVGHMQLADQTKIIAAIKEAGNVKRFFPSEFGNDVDRVHAVEPAKSAFAIKVQIRRTIEAEGIPHTIVSSNYFAGYFLPTLAQPAVSAPPRDKVIILGDGNPKAIFNKEDDIGTYTIRAVDDPRTLNKILYIKPPNNIYSFNELVALWEKKIGKTLEKIYVPEEQVLKDIQEAPIPINVVLAINHSVFVKGDQTNFEIKPSFGVEASELYPDVKYTTVDEYLNQFV